One Euphorbia lathyris chromosome 1, ddEupLath1.1, whole genome shotgun sequence DNA segment encodes these proteins:
- the LOC136222587 gene encoding uncharacterized protein: protein MTTDRNSPPETASRDPKSLIVLSIECLKGSSTAEEWTGDMLQTGDIVEEIRIGSGSSSSAQSYKSPFKNGRSGVQKILHAFFKNKQTSILVRVRRGSDESAELQACIVPESGSKRQYILRSIADPNYAVGFSDRSEAECFELQASRGSRIANALSRATLQDGYVAYPWARRMQEVLSVPNSSSFLSILLLPKASDRVASRYNDLEDTLARANTWLYASQAAGVPLVFMNIQTESLLTKISGETASSTVNSGSLSDLSNLAHVSLYGFEDYHGVDLGVVRAVRLWYAPICGEFAIEMKIKETDLKLGFAISRTEEGFIYISSVIDGDEDTPSKRSGLNNLYKEAMSASKLLIVSRVSNQKVVPWMVSSTGAIRCYDTVSLSQKLSLHRHAKAPILLHVFLWDRAVAGGGSGGRHRSVVSPPIMSLPPHHDVETQLSHVLPLSSDQIQFSRHPNENQIVPLPAAEVPPNRPEFRLERDTAGEVSFRFHDFSLPNNWV, encoded by the exons ATGACAACAGACCGAAATTCGCCACCCGAAACGGCATCCAGAGACCCGAAATCATTGATCGTCCTCTCCATCGAATGTCTTAAAGGTAGTTCTACAGCCGAGGAATGGACCGGCGACATGTTGCAGACCGGCGACATAGTTGAAGAGATTCGAATCGGATCCGGTTCATCTTCGTCGGCTCAATCGTATAAATCCCCGTTTAAGAATGGAAGGAGCGGAGTACAGAAGATTCTTCACGCTTTCTTTAAAAATAAGCAGACTTCGATTCTCGTCCGAGTCCGGCGAGGATCCGATGAGTCGGCCGAGTTGCAAGCTTGTATCGTGCCCGAGTCCGGCTCCAAAAGGCAGTACATATTGAGGTCTATTGCTGACCCGAATTATGCCGTCGGTTTCTCGGATCGGTCGGAGGCTGAATGCTTCGAATTGCAAG CATCAAGAGGGTCAAGAATAGCCAATGCATTGTCTAGAGCAACACTTCAAGATGGATACGTAGCTTATCCATGGGCAAGGAGAATGCAAGAGGTTTTATCAGTTCCAAATTCAAGTTCCTTTCTTTCTATTCTTCTCCTTCCTAAAGCCTCCGACCGAGTTGCTTCTCGTTACAATGACTTGGAAGACACTCTTGCTAGGGCTAACACCTGGCTTTACGCCTCACAAGCTGCCGGAGTTCCTCTTGTTTTCATGAACATTCAGACTGAGTCACTTCTCACTAAG ATATCTGGGGAGACAGCTTCTTCAACTGTGAATTCAGGATCATTGTCTGATTTATCCAATCTTGCACATGTGAGCTTATATGGCTTCGAAGATTATCATGGTGTTGACCTTGGTGTTGTCCGAGCCGTACGTCTCTGGTACGCACCTATATGCGGCGAGTTTGCAATAGAGATGAAAATTAAAGAAACTGATCTAAAGCTTGGCTTTGCCATTAGCCGAACTGAAGAG GGATTTATCTACATTTCCTCGGTGATCGACGGGGACGAAGACACTCCGTCGAAGAGGTCCGGGCTGAATAATCTATACAAAGAAGCAATGAGTGCatcaaaattattaattgtatcAAGAGTATCAAACCAAAAAGTTGTTCCATGGATGGTTTCTTCAACCGGAGCTATAAGATGCTACGACACCGTTTCACTAAGCCAAAAGCTTTCACTCCATCGCCATGCCAAAGCACCTATCCTCCTTCACGTCTTCTTATGGGACAGAGCAGTCGCAGGCGGTGGTTCCGGTGGTCGGCATAGATCTGTGGTCTCACCTCCGATCATGTCTTTGCCACCTCATCATGATGTTGAAACTCAATTGTCTCATGTCCTACCTCTGTCATCTGATCAAATTCAGTTCTCACGTCACCCAAATGAGAACCAAATAGTTCCTTTGCCGGCCGCGGAAGTTCCTCCGAATAGGCCGGAGTTTAGGCTTGAACGTGACACCGCCGGAGAAGTCTCTTTCAGATTCCATGATTTTTCACTTCCGAATAATTGGGTATGA